A region of Candidatus Methylacidiphilales bacterium DNA encodes the following proteins:
- a CDS encoding ammonium transporter, translated as MKSLSAVVCLVLVAWAGFSSSLQAQQSAGDKASELQSEIRQMQRDTIDLQKLIMQSGISASTGEQLRGMQDRIAALEKAVAEKTPEGTEGVRQQLVQLQEQVAKLGVTTPAPASSGPVVETGKIDLAALAASSTAQTLAINLMWTLLCGFLVMFMQAGFAAVETGFTRAKNAAHTMSMNFMVYGLAMLGYWVCGFAIQMGGTAAETSAGAVATLGPDIAQNLNKALAFDLFGKTFQIAGLSGFCLPPEMFSGAIFSLFLFQMVFMDTTATVPTGAMAERWKFMPFVVYAFVVGALIYPLYAGWVWGGGWLAALGKNFGLGHGHVDFAGSSVVHLCGGTLALVGAYILGPRVGKYNADGTANPIPGHNIPMGVIGTFILAFGWFGFNAGSTLAGMDVQIGVIAVNTMLASAAGALTGMITTWIRFSKPDPSFMCNGMLAGLVAITAPCAFVDSWAAVFIGLVAGVLVVFAAYIVEEKWRIDDPVGAVSVHGFNGAWGVLALGLFANGKYGAGFNGVDGNVAGLFYGDGGQFVAQVIGTVTCVVAVGIMGYTTFMILEKTLGNRATDIQQVEGMDLSEMSSEAYPPDLVTSLPVQRTMVAAPAIVPPPGRG; from the coding sequence ATGAAATCATTGTCCGCAGTCGTGTGTCTGGTCCTGGTGGCTTGGGCCGGTTTTTCCAGTTCCCTCCAAGCCCAACAATCTGCCGGAGATAAAGCCTCCGAGCTGCAGTCGGAAATCCGCCAGATGCAGAGGGACACCATCGATCTGCAGAAGCTGATCATGCAGAGCGGCATTTCCGCTTCCACCGGGGAGCAGTTGCGGGGCATGCAGGATCGCATCGCGGCTTTGGAAAAAGCGGTTGCTGAAAAAACCCCCGAGGGCACCGAGGGCGTCCGCCAACAATTGGTCCAATTGCAGGAACAAGTGGCCAAGCTCGGCGTCACAACCCCGGCTCCGGCCTCCTCCGGGCCGGTGGTGGAGACGGGCAAGATCGACCTTGCCGCGTTGGCCGCCAGTTCCACCGCCCAAACCCTCGCCATCAACCTGATGTGGACCCTCCTATGCGGCTTCTTGGTCATGTTCATGCAGGCGGGATTCGCCGCGGTGGAAACCGGTTTCACCCGGGCCAAAAATGCCGCCCACACCATGTCGATGAATTTCATGGTCTACGGACTGGCCATGCTGGGTTACTGGGTGTGTGGATTTGCCATACAAATGGGAGGCACGGCAGCGGAAACCTCCGCCGGAGCGGTCGCGACGCTCGGTCCCGACATTGCCCAGAATCTCAATAAAGCTTTGGCCTTCGACCTGTTCGGAAAAACCTTCCAGATCGCCGGGCTATCCGGGTTTTGCCTCCCGCCCGAGATGTTTTCCGGGGCAATCTTCAGCCTTTTTCTTTTCCAGATGGTGTTCATGGACACCACGGCCACGGTTCCGACCGGAGCGATGGCTGAGCGGTGGAAATTTATGCCCTTTGTCGTTTATGCCTTCGTCGTGGGCGCCCTTATCTACCCGCTCTATGCCGGTTGGGTCTGGGGTGGGGGGTGGTTGGCAGCTTTGGGCAAGAACTTCGGCTTGGGCCATGGCCATGTCGACTTTGCCGGTTCGTCGGTGGTCCACCTGTGCGGGGGCACGCTGGCTCTGGTCGGCGCCTATATCCTCGGTCCGCGGGTAGGGAAGTACAACGCCGATGGCACGGCCAACCCTATCCCCGGTCACAACATCCCCATGGGTGTGATCGGCACGTTCATCCTCGCCTTCGGTTGGTTCGGCTTCAACGCCGGCTCCACCCTCGCCGGGATGGATGTTCAAATCGGGGTCATCGCGGTGAACACCATGCTGGCTTCGGCCGCCGGAGCTCTGACCGGCATGATCACCACCTGGATCCGTTTTTCCAAACCCGACCCCAGCTTCATGTGCAACGGGATGTTGGCCGGCCTCGTCGCCATCACCGCACCCTGCGCCTTCGTCGATTCCTGGGCCGCTGTGTTTATCGGACTGGTTGCCGGGGTTTTGGTGGTCTTTGCCGCCTACATCGTTGAGGAAAAATGGCGCATCGACGACCCGGTGGGCGCGGTCTCGGTCCACGGGTTCAATGGGGCTTGGGGCGTTCTGGCCCTAGGTCTCTTTGCCAACGGCAAATACGGCGCCGGATTCAACGGAGTGGACGGCAACGTGGCCGGACTTTTCTACGGCGATGGCGGCCAGTTCGTGGCCCAAGTCATCGGCACTGTGACCTGCGTGGTCGCGGTCGGGATCATGGGCTACACCACCTTCATGATTTTGGAGAAGACCCTCGGCAACCGCGCCACCGACATCCAGCAGGTGGAAGGTATGGACCTGAGCGAAATGTCCTCCGAGGCCTATCCGCCCGATCTGGTGACCTCATTGCCTGTCCAACGGACCATGGTGGCCGCCCCTGCCATCGTGCCTCCCCCCGGACGGGGGTGA
- a CDS encoding CbiX/SirB N-terminal domain-containing protein, which produces MAEFSDAALILAGHGSTVNGDSSRPAWEQAERIKAMGHFAEVHVGLWKEQPSFREALAAVRARKVYIVPLFTAEGYFTNEILPREFGLEGRVTSRQGREIVYCDPIGGHPYMLEALLKSAQAVLAGTPVDPATTCLLVAGHGTPRNPNSKAVVMDVVGRLRALGLYGDCQGAFMEEAPFLKDWPVLTDCRQVVVVPYFISDGLHSFEDIPVMLGISANVREEGFRNPTHLHGRRIWYARALGGEPRLAEVVLALVRDAARCT; this is translated from the coding sequence ATGGCCGAATTTTCCGATGCAGCCCTGATTCTGGCCGGGCACGGTTCGACGGTGAATGGGGATTCCAGCCGTCCGGCCTGGGAGCAGGCGGAGCGAATCAAAGCGATGGGGCATTTCGCCGAAGTTCACGTCGGCTTGTGGAAGGAACAGCCCTCGTTCCGGGAAGCCCTGGCGGCGGTGCGCGCACGCAAGGTCTACATCGTCCCTTTGTTCACAGCGGAGGGTTATTTCACGAATGAAATCCTGCCGCGCGAGTTTGGTTTGGAGGGTCGCGTGACCAGCCGGCAGGGGCGGGAGATCGTGTATTGCGACCCCATCGGGGGGCACCCTTACATGCTGGAGGCGCTGTTGAAAAGCGCCCAAGCGGTGCTGGCGGGAACGCCGGTGGATCCGGCGACGACGTGTCTGTTGGTGGCGGGCCATGGCACCCCGCGCAATCCGAATTCGAAGGCGGTGGTGATGGACGTGGTGGGAAGGCTGCGGGCGTTGGGACTTTACGGGGATTGCCAGGGGGCCTTCATGGAAGAGGCGCCGTTTTTGAAGGATTGGCCGGTGCTGACCGATTGCCGGCAGGTGGTGGTGGTGCCGTATTTCATTTCCGACGGGTTGCACAGCTTCGAGGACATTCCAGTGATGCTGGGGATCAGCGCGAATGTGCGGGAGGAAGGTTTCCGCAATCCCACCCACTTGCACGGGAGAAGGATTTGGTATGCCCGGGCGCTGGGTGGGGAACCACGATTGGCCGAGGTCGTGCTGGCCTTGGTGCGGGATGCCGCGCGCTGCACCTGA
- a CDS encoding DUF2851 family protein — protein sequence MAFGIHINEKGPGSQYRGWVLREEPGGEPLDEMEVQRLWFEQAYRSPLRTTEGEEVEVLQPGFWNKGGGPDFSHAAIRTGAGVVECGAVEVHLEPRDWTRHHHDRDRQYDPVILHVVWQAGPESFFPLNSAGGRVRQVVLAPQLKGSLMEARRAFRSTAAEREAGARLGRCHEELARLSEEERRGLMREAGWFRFFRRVERFRARENLVGRDQALWQGLADALGYAANRDAFGWLARRLPISRVVGWRTGLEREAWLYGVAGLLPDRLGAGPGKEWPRRVWDLWWRKRGGEGDPELPAGRWVRRGQRPVNRPERRMAVLSAVGGAGMWGRLMRGVAAADTEGIGTLLETLEHPFWSRRLAWSGRVLSKPLALVGPGRVRSFLFNTAWPAAWADAPERVRAVLEAAPAATENFAEHRASVRLFGRRRPAGLKFLEQEGLIQIYQDFCLSDHRQCLGCDFPSWVRAWRSRG from the coding sequence GTGGCGTTCGGGATTCACATTAATGAAAAAGGACCCGGTTCGCAATACCGGGGCTGGGTGCTGCGCGAGGAGCCGGGAGGGGAGCCCTTGGACGAGATGGAGGTCCAACGCCTGTGGTTCGAGCAGGCGTATCGTTCGCCCTTGAGAACGACGGAGGGGGAAGAAGTGGAGGTATTGCAACCCGGTTTTTGGAACAAGGGGGGAGGTCCGGATTTTTCCCATGCCGCCATCCGCACGGGAGCGGGGGTGGTGGAGTGCGGGGCGGTGGAAGTGCATTTGGAGCCCCGGGACTGGACGCGGCACCACCATGACCGGGACCGGCAGTATGATCCGGTGATTCTGCATGTGGTCTGGCAGGCGGGGCCGGAGTCTTTTTTCCCGTTGAACAGCGCGGGTGGGCGGGTGCGCCAGGTGGTTTTGGCCCCGCAATTGAAGGGAAGCCTGATGGAAGCGCGGCGGGCCTTCCGGAGCACGGCGGCGGAGCGGGAAGCGGGGGCCCGGCTGGGCCGTTGCCATGAGGAACTGGCCCGATTGTCCGAAGAAGAGCGACGGGGCTTGATGCGCGAAGCGGGGTGGTTCCGTTTTTTCCGCAGGGTGGAACGGTTCCGGGCGCGGGAAAACCTGGTCGGGAGGGATCAGGCGCTATGGCAGGGTTTGGCGGATGCGCTGGGGTATGCGGCCAACCGGGATGCTTTCGGTTGGCTGGCGCGCCGCTTGCCGATCTCCCGGGTGGTGGGTTGGCGGACTGGTTTGGAACGCGAGGCATGGCTTTATGGGGTGGCCGGGTTGTTGCCCGACCGATTGGGAGCCGGGCCGGGCAAGGAATGGCCGAGGCGGGTTTGGGATCTTTGGTGGCGGAAGCGCGGAGGGGAGGGGGATCCGGAATTGCCTGCAGGCCGTTGGGTGCGAAGGGGGCAGCGACCGGTCAACCGTCCGGAGCGCAGGATGGCGGTTCTTTCGGCCGTGGGTGGGGCGGGGATGTGGGGGCGCTTGATGCGCGGGGTGGCAGCCGCGGATACCGAGGGGATCGGGACATTGCTGGAGACATTGGAACACCCGTTTTGGAGCAGGCGGCTGGCCTGGAGTGGTCGGGTGTTGTCGAAGCCGTTGGCCTTGGTGGGCCCCGGCCGGGTGCGATCTTTTTTGTTCAACACAGCCTGGCCCGCGGCCTGGGCTGATGCACCGGAGCGGGTGCGGGCGGTATTGGAAGCGGCGCCGGCGGCTACGGAAAATTTCGCGGAGCACCGGGCTTCGGTGCGGCTTTTCGGGCGCCGCCGCCCCGCGGGACTGAAATTCCTGGAGCAGGAGGGACTGATCCAGATTTACCAGGATTTCTGCCTGAGCGACCATCGCCAGTGCCTGGGTTGTGATTTTCCCTCATGGGTGCGGGCATGGCGGTCGCGCGGGTGA
- a CDS encoding DUF4388 domain-containing protein — protein sequence MLKGSLDQVSIVEVFRLLSSSNQTGQLHLMNMTDSVATGGCYFQMGKWVHATLGRFSGLDALKEICRMNEGSFAFEAGVSSPEQTLAQYPTPALIDMVKEQVEELQALRKAAPAGHEVPRYLPGKVLDGLEATPEELSVLLQCDGVVTVLEIAQRAGLNPVDLRATLAKFRLLGLIEILPGAGAPAATVEPPSPVDSAAPEASAAPKQVRYWRGKPVHE from the coding sequence ATGCTTAAGGGTTCTCTCGATCAGGTCAGTATTGTGGAAGTGTTCCGTTTGTTGTCCTCCTCCAACCAGACGGGGCAATTGCACCTCATGAACATGACCGATTCGGTCGCGACCGGGGGATGTTACTTCCAGATGGGCAAGTGGGTTCATGCGACCCTGGGGCGATTCAGCGGACTGGATGCGCTGAAGGAAATCTGCCGCATGAATGAGGGCTCATTCGCTTTCGAAGCCGGGGTCAGCAGTCCGGAACAAACACTGGCCCAATATCCGACTCCGGCGTTGATCGACATGGTCAAGGAACAAGTCGAGGAATTGCAGGCCCTGCGCAAGGCGGCGCCCGCGGGACATGAGGTGCCGCGCTACCTGCCCGGCAAGGTATTGGACGGCCTGGAGGCCACCCCGGAAGAGCTTTCGGTGCTACTCCAGTGTGACGGGGTGGTCACGGTCCTGGAAATCGCCCAGCGGGCGGGACTGAACCCGGTGGACCTGCGGGCCACGCTGGCAAAATTTCGCCTGCTCGGCCTGATCGAAATCCTTCCCGGTGCGGGTGCCCCGGCAGCGACGGTGGAACCGCCATCTCCGGTTGATTCCGCCGCCCCCGAAGCCAGTGCGGCGCCGAAGCAGGTGCGCTACTGGCGGGGCAAGCCGGTGCATGAATGA
- a CDS encoding DUF4388 domain-containing protein, with translation MPRTLHVGLALWPRKSAQWFELGLKTSPDIRVCHLSSEALESATKLDLLVMDGDQPGPGFLGNYHAYLKSFGICDLVVLGQPGCPSLMNLEWEPARTFFIAKPYLIEDALKTVQNRLGEIVLRESQVAVPPPPPGGTVSPQREAPISKGKSLGYLSTLRLADLIQMLCLSNWTGKIDIENLASGERGYVFMEDGHIRDSRHNQHQGEHACHQMLNWGRCNFEFTEDLRPETTTVHNPWQQILLEGARIFDEGLLK, from the coding sequence ATGCCCAGAACCCTTCATGTCGGACTTGCCCTGTGGCCGCGCAAGTCCGCCCAATGGTTTGAACTCGGCTTGAAAACCTCGCCGGATATCCGGGTTTGCCACTTATCCAGTGAGGCGCTCGAATCGGCGACGAAACTCGATCTTCTGGTCATGGACGGCGACCAGCCGGGTCCCGGTTTTCTGGGCAATTACCACGCCTATCTGAAAAGCTTCGGCATCTGTGATCTGGTCGTGCTCGGTCAGCCGGGTTGCCCGTCTTTGATGAACTTGGAGTGGGAACCCGCACGCACCTTCTTCATCGCCAAGCCCTACCTCATCGAGGACGCCCTCAAAACCGTCCAAAACCGTCTGGGTGAAATCGTCCTGCGTGAATCCCAGGTGGCCGTGCCTCCCCCACCTCCCGGCGGCACGGTATCCCCCCAACGCGAAGCCCCCATCAGCAAGGGCAAATCCCTCGGCTACCTCTCGACCCTCCGCTTGGCCGACCTGATCCAGATGCTCTGCCTGAGCAACTGGACCGGGAAAATCGACATCGAAAATCTCGCCAGTGGCGAACGGGGCTATGTCTTCATGGAAGACGGCCACATCCGCGACAGCCGTCACAACCAGCACCAAGGCGAACACGCCTGCCACCAAATGCTGAATTGGGGGCGCTGCAACTTTGAATTCACCGAAGACCTGCGCCCGGAAACCACCACTGTCCATAACCCCTGGCAGCAGATCCTGCTCGAAGGGGCCAGAATCTTCGACGAAGGTCTGCTCAAGTAG